A DNA window from Drosophila mauritiana strain mau12 unplaced genomic scaffold, ASM438214v1 U_217, whole genome shotgun sequence contains the following coding sequences:
- the LOC117149458 gene encoding LOW QUALITY PROTEIN: histidine-rich protein PFHRP-II-like (The sequence of the model RefSeq protein was modified relative to this genomic sequence to represent the inferred CDS: inserted 1 base in 1 codon), whose amino-acid sequence MKPFFIAAALLISTVSASWHGAVSTQYQHLDPHSHTYSYGYADPNSQKHETRSHDGTTHGSYSYVDGHGHVQSVSYTADPHHGFNAVGTNLPQAPQVHAAPVYAAAHAHGAYAPYAHGPIHIPVLTHGGVPVDTPEVQHAKAAHAAAHAAAAHNAGGHHLYKRSIYGGGWAYGQAAHVPLTHGGVPVDTPDVQAAKAEHYAAHAKALGHVAHAHGAPVETPEVQHAKAAHFAAHAAARSGHAVAPINHGGYHVPVIHNGVPVDTPEVQHAKAAHYAXLSQASAHGGASHGSWDDGSYDGRWEQSHSSHNSYASGYAHKGPIHIPVIHNGVPVEPAEVQHARAAHLNALAAAGHGAPASHGGYYGGNGHEDDGQYHAHYDHY is encoded by the exons ATGAAGCCATTC tttattgcCGCAGCGTTGCTGATCTCGACGGTGTCCGCCTCCTGGCACGGAGCCGTCTCCACACAGTACCAGCACCTGGACCCGCACAGCCACACCTACTCCTACGGATACGCCGATCCCAACTCACAGAAGCACGAGACGCGCAGCCATGACGGCACCACGCACGGCTCCTACTCCTACGTGGATGGTCACGGTCATGTGCAGTCGGTGTCCTACACCGCTGATCCGCACCATGGCTTCAACGCTGTGGGCACCAACCTGCCTCAGGCTCCTCAAGTTCATGCCGCTCCCGTTTACGCTGCCGCCCACGCCCATGGCGCCTATGCTCCTTACGCCCACGGACCCATCCACATCCCAGTGCTAACCCACGGAGGCGTCCCCGTCGATACTCCCGAAGTGCAACACGCCAAGGCCGCCCACGCCGCTGCCCACGCTGCTGCCGCCCACAATGCCGGAGGACACCACCTGTACAAGCGCTCTATCTACGGCGGAGGATGGGCCTACGGACAGGCCGCCCATGTGCCGCTGACTCATGGAGGTGTGCCCGTTGATACTCCCGATGTGCAGGCCGCCAAGGCCGAACACTATGCCGCCCACGCCAAAGCCCTGGGTCATGTGGCTCATGCCCACGGTGCTCCCGTTGAGACGCCCGAGGTGCAGCACGCCAAGGCTGCGCACTTTGCTGCTCATGCTGCCGCCCGTTCCGGACATGCCGTTGCCCCCATCAACCACGGTGGCTATCACGTGCCCGTAATCCACAATGGAGTGCCCGTCGATACGCCCGAGGTGCAGCATGCCAAGGCCGCTCACTACG GCCTGTCTCAGGCCTCCGCCCACGGAGGAGCCTCCCATGGATCCTGGGACGATGGCAGCTACGACGGACGCTGGGAACAGAGCCACAGCAGCCACAACAGCTACGCCTCCGGCTACGCGCACAAGGGACCCATCCACATCCCGGTCATCCACAACGGAGTGCCCGTGGAGCCCGCCGAGGTGCAGCACGCCCGTGCCGCGCATCTGAATGCGTTGGCCGCCGCCGGACATGGAGCTCCCGCCAGCCATGGTGGCTACTACGGTGGCAATGGACACGAGGATGATGGCCAGTACCACGCGCACTACGACCACTATTAA